One stretch of Prionailurus viverrinus isolate Anna chromosome C1, UM_Priviv_1.0, whole genome shotgun sequence DNA includes these proteins:
- the PEX11B gene encoding peroxisomal membrane protein 11B isoform X1, whose product MDAWVRFSAQSQARERLCRAAQYACSLLGHALQKHGASPELQKQIRQLESHLSLGRKLLRLGNSADALESAKRAVHLSDVVLRFCITVSHLNRALYFACDNVLWAGKSGLAPRVDQEKWAQRSFRYYLFSLIMNLSRDAYEIRLLMEQESSACSRRLKGSGGGAPGGIENAGPGGPGTPGGGLPHLALKLQLRVLLLARILRGHPPLLLDVVRNACDLFIPLDKLGLWRCGPGIVGLCGLVSSILSILTLICPWLRLKP is encoded by the exons ATGGACGCCTGGGTTCGCTTCAGTGCTCAGAGTCAGGCCCGGGAACGGCTGTGTAG GGCGGCTCAGTATGCCTGCTCCCTTCTTGGCCATGCACTACAAAAACATGGGGCCAGTCCTGAGTTACAGAAACAAATTCGACAACTGGAGAGTCATCTGAGCCTAGGAAGAAAGC TTCTACGACTGGGTAACTCAGCAGATGCCCTTGAGTCAGCCAAACGAGCTGTGCACTTATCAGATGTTGTCCTGAGATTCTGCATCACTGTTAGTCACCTCAATCGAGCTTTGTACTTCGCCTGTGACAATGTCCTGTGGGCTGGAAAATCTGGACTAGCTCCCCGTGTGGATCAGGAGAAGTGGGCCCAGCGTTCATTCAG GTACTATCTGTTTTCCCTCATCATGAACTTGAGCCGTGATGCCTATGAGATTCGCCTACTGATGGAACAAGAGTCTTCAGCTTGTAGCCGGCGACTGAAGGGGTCTGGAGGAGGAGCCCCAGGAGGAATTGAAAATGCAGGACCTGGGGGTCCAGGGACTCCAGGAGGAGGTTTGCCTCATCTGGCTCTCAAGCTCCAGCTCCGAGTCCTACTCTTGGCTCGGATCCTTCGAGGTCATCCCCCACTTCTGCTGGATGTGGTCAGAAATGCCTGTGATCTCTTCATTCCACTGGACAAACTAGGCCTCTGGCGCTGTGGCCCTGGGATTGTGGGGCTTTGTGGCCTTGTGTCCTCCATTTTGTCTATTCTTACCCTAATCTGCCCTTGGCTAAGACTCAAGCCCTGA
- the PEX11B gene encoding peroxisomal membrane protein 11B isoform X2 produces MGKLRAAQYACSLLGHALQKHGASPELQKQIRQLESHLSLGRKLLRLGNSADALESAKRAVHLSDVVLRFCITVSHLNRALYFACDNVLWAGKSGLAPRVDQEKWAQRSFRYYLFSLIMNLSRDAYEIRLLMEQESSACSRRLKGSGGGAPGGIENAGPGGPGTPGGGLPHLALKLQLRVLLLARILRGHPPLLLDVVRNACDLFIPLDKLGLWRCGPGIVGLCGLVSSILSILTLICPWLRLKP; encoded by the exons atggggaaactgag GGCGGCTCAGTATGCCTGCTCCCTTCTTGGCCATGCACTACAAAAACATGGGGCCAGTCCTGAGTTACAGAAACAAATTCGACAACTGGAGAGTCATCTGAGCCTAGGAAGAAAGC TTCTACGACTGGGTAACTCAGCAGATGCCCTTGAGTCAGCCAAACGAGCTGTGCACTTATCAGATGTTGTCCTGAGATTCTGCATCACTGTTAGTCACCTCAATCGAGCTTTGTACTTCGCCTGTGACAATGTCCTGTGGGCTGGAAAATCTGGACTAGCTCCCCGTGTGGATCAGGAGAAGTGGGCCCAGCGTTCATTCAG GTACTATCTGTTTTCCCTCATCATGAACTTGAGCCGTGATGCCTATGAGATTCGCCTACTGATGGAACAAGAGTCTTCAGCTTGTAGCCGGCGACTGAAGGGGTCTGGAGGAGGAGCCCCAGGAGGAATTGAAAATGCAGGACCTGGGGGTCCAGGGACTCCAGGAGGAGGTTTGCCTCATCTGGCTCTCAAGCTCCAGCTCCGAGTCCTACTCTTGGCTCGGATCCTTCGAGGTCATCCCCCACTTCTGCTGGATGTGGTCAGAAATGCCTGTGATCTCTTCATTCCACTGGACAAACTAGGCCTCTGGCGCTGTGGCCCTGGGATTGTGGGGCTTTGTGGCCTTGTGTCCTCCATTTTGTCTATTCTTACCCTAATCTGCCCTTGGCTAAGACTCAAGCCCTGA